From a region of the Desulfuromonas sp. KJ2020 genome:
- the recQ gene encoding DNA helicase RecQ, with amino-acid sequence MNCTPLDTLRNVFGYSAFRPYQQPIIDALIAGEDAFVLMPTGGGKSLCYQIPALHRPGVAIVVSPLISLMKDQVDALRANGVRTAFYNSSLGAPEARQVLAQLHAGDLDLLYVAPERLMSDGFIERLQGVELALFAIDEAHCVSQWGHDFRPEYVQLGRLRQLFPQVPLIALTATADPQTRTDILARLGLQRATCYAAGFDRPNIRYTVVEKSRPAQQLLAFLQGHEGESGIVYALSRKRVEEVAARLCEAGFRAGAYHAGLPDGERQRVQEAFLRDDLQIVVATVAFGMGIDKPNVRFVVHYDLPKNIESYYQETGRAGRDGLPAEALLLFGYGDIAISRGLIEKGGNEEQNRIELHKLNAMVGFAEPLTCRRRVLLGYFGEKLEEDCGNCDICLNPPQRYDATVDAQKVLSCVYRVGQRFGMGHVVDVLRGSGNQRIQTLGHDRLSTYGIGSDKSQESWGSLIRQLVHLGYLKQDVGNYSVLKLTEAARPLLRGDETLILPLPRVKAKAAKKRLSRQVTDLDYDEGLFEALRALRKRLADEEGVPPFVVFGDQSLAEMAAFRPKDEEALLAINGVGRHKLQRYGGAFLAVIAGEAVEDAVPRLR; translated from the coding sequence GGCGTGGCCATCGTGGTGTCGCCACTGATTTCCCTGATGAAGGATCAGGTCGACGCCCTGCGGGCCAACGGGGTCAGGACGGCCTTCTACAACTCCTCTCTCGGCGCGCCCGAAGCCAGGCAGGTGCTGGCTCAGCTCCATGCCGGCGACCTCGATCTCCTCTATGTCGCCCCGGAACGCCTGATGAGCGATGGCTTCATCGAACGCCTGCAGGGGGTTGAACTGGCCCTCTTCGCCATCGACGAGGCCCACTGTGTGTCCCAATGGGGGCACGATTTTCGCCCTGAGTATGTGCAGCTCGGCCGTCTGCGCCAGCTTTTTCCCCAGGTCCCTCTCATTGCCCTGACCGCCACTGCCGACCCCCAGACCCGCACGGATATCCTGGCGCGCCTCGGGCTGCAGCGGGCGACCTGCTATGCCGCCGGCTTCGACCGGCCCAATATCCGCTATACCGTGGTGGAAAAATCCCGTCCCGCCCAGCAACTGCTGGCCTTCCTGCAGGGGCATGAGGGGGAATCAGGCATCGTCTACGCCCTCTCCCGCAAGCGGGTGGAAGAGGTGGCGGCCCGCCTGTGCGAAGCCGGCTTTCGGGCCGGGGCCTACCACGCCGGTCTGCCCGACGGCGAACGCCAGCGGGTGCAGGAGGCTTTTTTGCGCGATGACCTGCAGATTGTGGTCGCTACCGTCGCTTTCGGTATGGGCATCGACAAACCGAACGTGCGCTTCGTCGTCCACTACGACCTGCCCAAAAATATCGAGAGTTACTACCAGGAGACCGGCCGCGCCGGTCGCGATGGCCTGCCGGCCGAAGCCCTGCTGCTGTTCGGCTACGGCGATATCGCCATTTCCCGCGGTCTTATTGAAAAGGGCGGCAACGAGGAGCAGAACCGCATCGAGTTGCACAAGCTTAACGCCATGGTCGGTTTCGCCGAACCCCTGACCTGCCGACGGCGGGTGCTGCTCGGCTACTTTGGCGAAAAGCTGGAAGAGGATTGCGGCAACTGCGACATCTGCCTCAATCCCCCCCAGCGTTACGACGCTACCGTCGACGCCCAGAAAGTCCTCTCCTGCGTCTACCGGGTGGGGCAGCGCTTCGGCATGGGTCATGTGGTCGACGTGCTGCGCGGCTCCGGCAACCAGCGCATCCAGACCCTCGGCCATGACCGCCTTTCCACTTACGGTATCGGCAGCGACAAAAGCCAGGAGTCCTGGGGGAGTCTCATCCGCCAGCTCGTTCACCTGGGCTATCTGAAGCAGGACGTGGGCAACTATTCGGTACTCAAGCTGACCGAAGCCGCCCGCCCCCTGCTGCGTGGGGACGAGACGCTGATTCTGCCGCTGCCCCGCGTGAAGGCCAAGGCGGCGAAGAAGCGCCTCTCCCGCCAGGTGACGGACCTCGATTACGATGAGGGGCTGTTCGAAGCTCTGCGGGCGCTGCGCAAACGCCTGGCCGATGAGGAGGGGGTGCCGCCCTTCGTGGTCTTCGGTGACCAGAGTCTGGCCGAGATGGCGGCCTTCCGGCCAAAGGACGAGGAGGCGCTGCTGGCCATCAACGGGGTCGGCCGTCACAAGCTGCAGCGCTACGGCGGTGCTTTTCTGGCCGTTATCGCCGGGGAAGCGGTTGAGGATGCCGTCCCAAGACTGCGTTAG
- a CDS encoding cupin domain-containing protein, with product MDTNIIVKTADVSVRVMRLEPGSATDWHHHSVVDDFFVGLKGKIRVEMRGKTAVTLGPGETTRTPVGLVHRVCNSGDGEAEYLLVQGIGPYDFIRED from the coding sequence GTGGACACAAACATCATCGTCAAAACAGCCGATGTTTCGGTGCGGGTCATGCGACTGGAACCGGGGAGCGCGACGGATTGGCACCACCACAGCGTGGTCGACGACTTCTTCGTGGGACTCAAGGGCAAGATCCGCGTGGAGATGCGCGGTAAAACGGCGGTGACTCTGGGGCCCGGTGAAACGACCCGGACCCCGGTCGGCCTGGTCCACCGCGTCTGCAACAGCGGCGACGGCGAGGCCGAATATCTGCTCGTGCAGGGAATCGGTCCCTACGATTTCATCCGGGAGGACTAA